Proteins from one Streptomyces genisteinicus genomic window:
- a CDS encoding rhamnulokinase, whose translation MPTTPRTFAAVDLGASSGRVMLGRVGPGTLDLTEVHRFPNRPVTVGGTLHWDVLALYRGVLDGLRAAGRTAGGRLDGIGVDGWAVDYGLLDATGSLLGNPVHYRDARTEGAAEAVHAVLPADRLYAETGLQHLPFNTVFQLTAARGTPQLAAAERLLMIPDLVSYWLTGVQGTEITNASTTQLVDPRTRDWSPEVARRTGIDLSLFPALRGPGDPAGELLPEVLAETGLTGPVPVTAVGSHDTASAVVGVPAAGDDFAYIATGTWSLVGRELDAPVLTEASRRANFTNELGVDGTVRHLRNVMGLWLLQECMRTWADRGDPKDLGPLLAAAAELPPLRSVVDAGDPAFIPPGDMPRRIADACLATGQPAPRTAAEFTRCVLDSLALAHREAVAQARDLSGKEVTTVHIVGGGARNALLCQLTADACGLPVVAGPAEAAALGNVLVQARAAGALDGSLAGLRALLRSTQRLDHYTARPGAAAWDDAAARIGRAR comes from the coding sequence ATGCCCACCACCCCCCGTACCTTCGCCGCCGTCGACCTGGGCGCCTCCAGCGGACGGGTGATGCTCGGCAGGGTCGGGCCCGGCACCCTGGACCTCACCGAGGTGCACCGCTTCCCCAACCGGCCCGTGACGGTGGGCGGAACGCTCCACTGGGACGTTCTCGCCCTGTACCGGGGTGTGCTCGACGGGTTGCGCGCGGCGGGACGGACGGCCGGCGGGCGCCTCGACGGGATCGGGGTGGACGGCTGGGCGGTCGACTACGGTCTGCTGGACGCCACCGGGTCGCTGCTGGGCAACCCCGTGCACTACCGGGACGCGCGGACCGAGGGCGCCGCCGAGGCGGTGCACGCCGTGCTCCCGGCGGACCGCCTGTACGCCGAGACCGGCCTCCAGCACCTCCCGTTCAACACCGTCTTCCAGCTGACCGCCGCCCGGGGCACCCCGCAACTCGCCGCCGCCGAGCGGCTGCTGATGATCCCCGACCTCGTCTCGTACTGGCTCACCGGCGTCCAGGGGACCGAGATCACCAACGCGTCCACCACCCAGCTCGTCGACCCCCGCACCCGCGACTGGTCTCCGGAGGTGGCCCGCCGCACCGGAATCGACCTCTCGCTCTTCCCCGCCCTGCGCGGCCCCGGCGACCCGGCCGGCGAGCTGCTGCCCGAGGTGCTGGCGGAGACCGGTCTGACCGGCCCCGTCCCGGTGACGGCCGTCGGCTCGCACGACACCGCCTCCGCCGTCGTCGGCGTGCCGGCGGCCGGGGACGACTTCGCCTACATCGCCACCGGCACCTGGTCCCTGGTCGGCCGGGAACTCGACGCGCCCGTCCTCACCGAGGCCTCCCGGCGGGCCAACTTCACCAACGAACTCGGCGTCGACGGCACCGTCCGCCACCTGCGCAACGTGATGGGCCTGTGGCTCCTCCAGGAATGCATGCGCACATGGGCCGACCGGGGCGATCCCAAGGACCTCGGTCCGCTGCTCGCGGCGGCCGCGGAGCTGCCGCCGCTGCGGAGCGTCGTCGACGCGGGCGACCCCGCGTTCATCCCACCGGGCGACATGCCCCGGCGCATCGCCGACGCGTGCCTCGCCACCGGGCAGCCCGCCCCGCGCACCGCCGCCGAGTTCACCCGCTGCGTGCTCGACTCCCTGGCGCTCGCCCACCGCGAGGCCGTGGCGCAGGCCCGGGACCTCTCCGGCAAGGAGGTGACGACCGTGCACATCGTGGGCGGCGGGGCGCGCAACGCGCTGCTGTGCCAGCTGACCGCCGACGCGTGCGGGCTGCCCGTCGTCGCCGGTCCCGCCGAGGCCGCGGCCCTGGGCAACGTCCTGGTGCAGGCGCGGGCGGCCGGTGCGCTGGACGGCTCGCTCGCCGGCCTGCGGGCTCTGCTGCGGTCCACACAGCGGCTGGACCACTACACGGCCCGCCCCGGCGCCGCCGCCTGGGACGACGCCGCCGCCCGGATCGGACGCGCGCGGTGA
- a CDS encoding LacI family DNA-binding transcriptional regulator, with protein MSPSVSIKDVARAAGVSVGTVSNVINRPDTVTAETRARVQGAIQRLGYVRSESARQLRAGRSRIMGMLVLDMGNPFFVDVARGAERAARRAGLGVMVCNSAQDPSEEAEYLALFAEQRVRGVLITPADSTGRTIRAFRRHGIPFVLVDRVADGTTESSVSVDDVAGGAMAVRHLIRAGHRSVAYVSGPPVLQQVRDRRTGAFHAFAEAGLGTDRLHELPAARLDVAAGRDAGARLLGLADRPTAVFCANDLLALGVLQSMVAVGVRVPDDIAIVGYDDIEFAAAAAVPLTSVRQPAFSMGSMAADLLLEETEASGGAGRAPARPRRVVLQPELVVRRSTLPP; from the coding sequence ATGTCCCCGTCGGTCAGCATCAAGGACGTCGCACGTGCCGCCGGAGTCTCCGTGGGCACGGTCTCGAACGTCATCAACCGTCCGGACACGGTCACGGCCGAGACCCGGGCGCGGGTGCAGGGCGCGATCCAGCGGCTCGGCTACGTCCGCAGCGAGTCCGCGAGGCAGCTGCGCGCGGGACGCAGCCGCATCATGGGCATGCTCGTCCTCGACATGGGCAACCCCTTCTTCGTCGACGTCGCCCGTGGTGCGGAGCGGGCCGCGCGCCGGGCCGGGCTCGGTGTGATGGTGTGCAACAGCGCTCAGGACCCCTCGGAGGAGGCCGAGTACCTCGCGCTCTTCGCCGAGCAGCGGGTCAGGGGCGTGCTGATCACCCCCGCGGACTCCACCGGCCGCACGATCCGGGCGTTCCGCCGCCACGGCATCCCCTTCGTGCTGGTCGACCGGGTGGCCGACGGCACCACCGAGTCGTCCGTCTCCGTCGACGACGTCGCGGGCGGCGCCATGGCGGTGCGCCATCTGATCCGGGCCGGTCACCGGTCCGTCGCCTACGTGAGCGGCCCGCCCGTACTCCAGCAGGTCCGGGACCGGCGCACCGGCGCGTTCCACGCCTTCGCCGAGGCGGGGCTCGGCACGGACCGGCTCCACGAACTGCCCGCCGCACGGCTCGACGTGGCCGCGGGCCGCGACGCGGGCGCGCGGCTCCTCGGTCTCGCCGACCGTCCGACCGCCGTGTTCTGCGCCAACGACCTGCTCGCCCTCGGAGTGCTCCAGTCGATGGTCGCCGTCGGTGTCCGCGTCCCCGACGACATCGCCATCGTCGGCTACGACGACATCGAGTTCGCGGCAGCCGCCGCCGTCCCCCTCACCTCGGTCCGCCAGCCCGCCTTCTCCATGGGCTCGATGGCCGCGGACCTGCTCCTGGAGGAGACCGAGGCGTCCGGCGGGGCCGGGCGGGCGCCGGCCCGGCCCCGCCGGGTCGTGCTCCAGCCCGAACTGGTCGTCCGCCGCTCCACACTCCCGCCGTGA
- a CDS encoding ABC transporter permease, giving the protein MPESLTRAIRWDTVVGALLIVLLLLSFGFVDGFGNALNLSFLIGNTLPIALIALPMTLLVVSGEIDLSVASTAGLSGAVMGALWNQGMTIEAIIPICLLLGVVCGLVNGLLVTRLGLPSLAVTIGTLAAYRGIAQIVLGSDAVTDFPSQYLDFAAGRVGDTFLPQAFLPFLALLAIAVVTLHATPFGRSLFAVGANEEAARFAGIRVRRQKLLLFTVTGMTASLTGVFWALHYASARYDNATGLELSVVAAVLLGGIDFDGGKGTLGGAIAGVFLLGALQNVMSLKDVSAQSQIVVTGILLVLSVLGPRVARQVSAARAGRRAASGKPPAPARAPTST; this is encoded by the coding sequence ATGCCTGAGTCCCTGACCCGCGCCATCCGGTGGGACACGGTCGTCGGCGCCCTCCTGATCGTCCTGCTCCTGCTGTCCTTCGGCTTCGTCGACGGCTTCGGCAACGCGCTCAACCTGTCGTTCCTGATCGGCAACACCCTGCCGATCGCGCTCATCGCGCTGCCCATGACCCTGCTGGTGGTCTCCGGCGAGATCGACCTCTCCGTCGCCTCCACGGCCGGTCTGTCGGGCGCGGTGATGGGCGCGCTGTGGAACCAGGGCATGACCATCGAGGCGATCATCCCGATCTGCCTGCTGCTCGGCGTGGTGTGCGGCCTGGTCAACGGCCTCCTCGTCACCCGGCTCGGCCTGCCCTCGCTCGCCGTCACCATCGGCACCCTCGCCGCCTACCGGGGCATCGCGCAGATCGTCCTCGGTTCCGACGCGGTGACCGACTTCCCCTCGCAGTACCTGGACTTCGCCGCCGGCCGGGTCGGCGACACCTTCCTCCCGCAGGCCTTCCTGCCCTTCCTGGCGCTGCTCGCCATCGCCGTCGTCACCCTGCACGCCACCCCCTTCGGCCGCTCGCTCTTCGCCGTCGGCGCGAACGAGGAGGCCGCGCGGTTTGCCGGCATCAGGGTGCGGCGGCAGAAGCTGCTGCTGTTCACCGTGACCGGCATGACGGCCTCCCTCACCGGTGTGTTCTGGGCCCTGCACTACGCCAGCGCCCGCTACGACAACGCCACCGGCCTCGAACTGTCCGTCGTCGCCGCCGTGCTGCTCGGCGGCATCGACTTCGACGGCGGCAAGGGCACCCTCGGCGGCGCGATCGCGGGCGTCTTCCTGCTCGGCGCGCTCCAGAACGTGATGAGCCTGAAGGACGTCTCCGCCCAGTCCCAGATCGTCGTCACCGGCATCCTCCTCGTCCTGTCCGTCCTCGGGCCGCGCGTCGCGCGGCAGGTCTCGGCCGCCCGTGCCGGCCGCAGAGCCGCGTCCGGGAAACCACCGGCCCCGGCCCGGGCGCCCACGTCCACCTGA
- a CDS encoding sugar ABC transporter ATP-binding protein: MSHPSRPGPAPVLALEDVAKSFGAVRALKGVSLELFPGEVHALAGENGAGKSTLIKTLAGVHRPDAGQVLLDGGPVVFHGPGDARDAGIAVIYQEPTLFPDLSIAENIFIGRQPRRGLGRIDHRATREATAALMERLGVALDPERPARGLSIADQQIVEIAKALSFDARVLIMDEPTAALTGSEVARLFGVVRALREQGAAVLFISHRLEEIFAICQKVTTLRDGARIASEPLAGMTEDDLVRRMVGRDLDELYPKQDVVPGEVALSVRRLTREGVFTDVSFEVRSGEIVGLAGLVGAGRTEVARAVFGIDRRDAGEVEVKGRALTNGAPSTAMAAGLALVPEDRRAQGLVMDMSIERNIGLTGLRTTVRAGLVDRGAERSRSLDWAVRLHVKYARIADAVSTLSGGNQQKVVLAKWLATGPEVLIVDEPTRGIDVGTKAEVHRLLSQLAADGVAVLMISSDLPEILGMADRVLVMHEGRLTAEIPRSDATEETVMAAATGRAAA; the protein is encoded by the coding sequence ATGAGTCACCCGTCCCGTCCGGGACCCGCGCCGGTGCTGGCGCTGGAGGACGTCGCCAAGTCCTTCGGCGCCGTACGCGCCCTCAAAGGCGTGTCCCTGGAACTGTTCCCCGGCGAGGTGCACGCCCTCGCCGGCGAGAACGGCGCGGGCAAGTCGACGCTGATCAAGACGCTGGCCGGGGTGCACCGGCCGGACGCCGGCCAGGTGCTGCTCGACGGCGGGCCCGTCGTCTTCCACGGCCCCGGCGACGCCCGGGACGCCGGCATCGCCGTCATCTACCAGGAACCCACCCTCTTCCCCGACCTGTCGATCGCGGAGAACATCTTCATCGGCCGGCAGCCCCGGCGGGGACTCGGCCGCATCGACCACCGCGCCACCCGCGAGGCCACCGCCGCACTGATGGAGCGCCTCGGTGTCGCGCTCGACCCGGAGCGTCCGGCGCGCGGACTGTCCATCGCCGACCAGCAGATCGTCGAGATCGCCAAGGCGCTCTCGTTCGACGCCCGAGTCCTGATCATGGACGAACCGACCGCGGCGCTCACCGGCAGCGAGGTCGCCCGCCTCTTCGGTGTCGTCCGCGCCCTGCGGGAACAGGGCGCCGCCGTCCTCTTCATCTCCCACCGCCTGGAGGAGATCTTCGCGATCTGCCAGAAGGTGACCACCCTGCGCGACGGCGCCCGGATCGCCTCCGAGCCCCTGGCCGGCATGACCGAGGACGACCTGGTCCGCCGCATGGTCGGCCGCGACCTCGACGAGCTCTACCCCAAGCAGGACGTGGTGCCGGGCGAGGTCGCCCTGAGCGTGCGCCGCCTCACCCGGGAGGGCGTCTTCACCGACGTCTCGTTCGAGGTGCGCAGCGGGGAGATCGTCGGCCTCGCCGGGCTGGTCGGCGCCGGACGCACCGAGGTCGCCCGCGCCGTCTTCGGCATCGACCGCCGGGACGCGGGCGAGGTCGAGGTCAAGGGCCGCGCCCTGACCAACGGCGCCCCCTCCACGGCCATGGCGGCCGGACTCGCCCTCGTGCCGGAGGACCGGCGGGCCCAGGGCCTGGTGATGGACATGTCCATCGAGCGCAACATCGGCCTCACCGGGCTGCGCACCACGGTCAGGGCCGGGCTGGTGGACCGCGGCGCCGAGCGCAGCCGCTCGCTCGACTGGGCGGTCAGACTCCACGTCAAGTACGCCCGGATCGCCGACGCCGTCTCCACGCTCTCCGGCGGCAACCAGCAGAAGGTCGTCCTCGCCAAGTGGCTCGCCACCGGCCCCGAGGTGCTGATCGTCGACGAGCCCACCCGCGGCATCGACGTCGGCACCAAGGCCGAGGTGCACCGCCTGCTGTCGCAGCTCGCCGCCGACGGGGTCGCCGTCCTGATGATCTCCTCCGACCTGCCCGAGATCCTCGGCATGGCCGACCGCGTGCTGGTGATGCACGAGGGCCGCCTCACCGCCGAGATCCCACGGTCCGACGCCACCGAGGAGACCGTGATGGCCGCAGCCACCGGGAGGGCCGCCGCATGA
- a CDS encoding bifunctional aldolase/short-chain dehydrogenase yields the protein MTSALHPEAASLLARSHRLGADPRNTNYAGGNTSAKGTGTDPVTGGGVELMWVKGSGGDLGTLTEGGLAALRLDRLRALEGVYPGVEREDEMVAAFDYCLHGKGGAAPSIDTAMHGLVDAAHVDHLHPDSGIALACAADGEKLTAECFGDTVVWVPWRRPGFQLGLDIAAVKAAHPRAIGCVLGGHGITAWGDTSEECEANSLHIIRTAESFLAERGRPEPFGPLLDGYRPLPETERRKRAAALAPHIRALASKDRPQVGHFDDSDAVLDFTARAEHPRLAALGTSCPDHFLRTKVRPLVLDLAPTAPLDEAVARLAELHTAYRQEYAAYYQRHAAPDSPAMRGADPAIVLVPGVGMFSFGKDKQTARVAGEFYLNAINVMRGAEAVSSYAPIEESEKFRIEYWALEEAKLQRMPKPKPLATRIALVTGAGSGIGKAIAHRLAAEGACVVVADLNAENAAAVAAELGGPDTAVPVTVDVTSEEQITAAFDAAVLAFGGVDLVVNNAGISISKPLLETTARDWDLQHDIMARGSFLVSREAARLMAAQQLGGDIVYIASKNAVFAGPNNIAYSATKADQAHQVRLLAAELGAHGIRVNGVNPDGVVRGSGIFAAGWGAQRAATYGIEEDELGEFYAQRTLLKREVLPEHVANAVFALTGGDLTHTTGLHIPVDAGVAAAFLR from the coding sequence ATGACCTCCGCCCTCCATCCCGAAGCCGCTTCGCTGCTCGCCCGGTCGCATCGGCTCGGCGCCGATCCCCGGAACACCAACTACGCCGGTGGCAACACCTCCGCGAAGGGCACCGGCACCGACCCGGTGACCGGCGGTGGGGTGGAGCTGATGTGGGTGAAGGGCTCCGGCGGCGACCTCGGCACGCTGACCGAGGGCGGGCTGGCGGCGCTGCGCCTGGACCGGCTGCGGGCGCTGGAGGGCGTCTACCCGGGTGTGGAGCGCGAGGACGAGATGGTCGCCGCGTTCGACTACTGCCTGCACGGCAAGGGCGGCGCCGCGCCGTCGATCGACACCGCGATGCACGGTCTGGTCGACGCGGCCCATGTCGACCACCTCCACCCCGACTCCGGTATCGCGCTCGCGTGCGCGGCGGACGGCGAGAAGCTGACCGCCGAGTGCTTCGGCGACACCGTGGTGTGGGTGCCCTGGCGCAGGCCCGGTTTCCAGCTCGGGCTGGACATCGCGGCGGTGAAGGCGGCCCACCCACGGGCGATCGGCTGCGTGCTGGGCGGTCACGGCATCACCGCCTGGGGCGACACGAGCGAGGAGTGCGAGGCCAACTCGCTGCACATCATCCGCACCGCTGAATCCTTCCTCGCCGAGCGCGGCCGCCCCGAGCCGTTCGGCCCACTCCTGGACGGCTACCGGCCGCTGCCCGAGACGGAGCGCCGCAAGCGCGCCGCAGCGCTCGCCCCGCACATCCGCGCCCTCGCCTCCAAGGACCGGCCGCAGGTCGGTCACTTCGACGACTCGGACGCGGTGCTGGACTTCACCGCCCGCGCCGAGCACCCCCGCCTCGCCGCGCTCGGCACCTCCTGCCCCGACCACTTTCTGCGCACCAAGGTCCGCCCGCTCGTCCTCGACCTGGCCCCCACCGCCCCGCTGGACGAGGCCGTCGCCCGGCTCGCCGAGCTGCACACCGCCTACCGGCAGGAGTACGCCGCCTACTACCAGCGGCACGCCGCACCCGACTCGCCCGCGATGCGCGGCGCCGACCCGGCGATCGTCCTCGTGCCCGGGGTGGGCATGTTCTCCTTCGGCAAGGACAAGCAGACCGCCCGGGTGGCGGGCGAGTTCTACCTCAACGCGATCAACGTCATGCGCGGCGCCGAGGCCGTCTCCAGCTATGCGCCGATCGAGGAGTCGGAGAAGTTCCGCATCGAGTACTGGGCGCTGGAGGAGGCCAAGCTCCAGCGGATGCCGAAGCCCAAGCCGCTCGCCACCCGGATCGCGCTCGTCACCGGCGCCGGCTCCGGCATCGGGAAGGCGATCGCCCACCGGCTCGCGGCCGAGGGCGCCTGCGTCGTCGTCGCCGACCTGAACGCCGAGAACGCCGCCGCCGTCGCCGCCGAGCTGGGCGGCCCCGACACCGCCGTGCCGGTGACGGTCGACGTCACCTCCGAGGAGCAGATCACCGCCGCGTTCGACGCCGCCGTACTCGCCTTCGGCGGCGTGGACCTGGTCGTCAACAACGCCGGGATCTCGATCTCCAAGCCGCTGCTGGAGACCACCGCCCGTGACTGGGACCTCCAGCACGACATCATGGCCCGCGGCTCGTTCCTCGTCTCCCGCGAGGCCGCCCGGCTGATGGCCGCGCAGCAGCTCGGCGGCGACATCGTCTACATCGCCTCCAAGAACGCCGTCTTCGCCGGCCCGAACAACATCGCCTACTCCGCCACCAAGGCCGACCAGGCCCACCAGGTCCGCCTCCTCGCCGCCGAACTCGGCGCACACGGCATCCGCGTCAACGGCGTCAACCCCGACGGCGTCGTCCGCGGCTCCGGCATCTTCGCCGCCGGCTGGGGCGCCCAACGCGCCGCCACCTACGGCATCGAGGAGGACGAGCTCGGCGAGTTCTACGCCCAGCGCACCCTCCTCAAGCGCGAAGTCCTGCCCGAACACGTCGCGAACGCCGTCTTCGCCCTCACCGGCGGCGACCTCACCCACACCACCGGACTCCACATCCCCGTCGACGCCGGCGTCGCCGCCGCCTTCCTGCGCTGA
- the rhaS gene encoding rhamnose ABC transporter substrate-binding protein: protein MRKRSLRRSCAALAAVTSLALAVTACGGTTKEDVRKEGGAAAAAGKADPDAETKKGLTVGFLPKQVNNPYFTTADKGGQKALEELGSSFKEVGPSSGTDTSGQVSYVNTLTQQQVDAMAVSAQDPGALCTALKQAMGNGIKVVTYDSDTRADCRHAFVSQASAEDLGRTEVQLLAEQIGFKGKIAILSAAQTATNQNTWIEFMKKELEDPKYKDIELVKVAYGNDDAQQSFQQTQGLLQEYPDLKGIISPTTVGIKAAAQYLSGSKYKGKVKLTGLGTPNDMRTYVKNGTVEAFELWDPAALGDLAARTAVALASGQITGREGETFTAGGTEYTIGKDGVINLGKPTVFDAKNIDSFDF, encoded by the coding sequence ATGCGCAAGAGAAGCCTCCGCCGTTCCTGCGCGGCGCTCGCCGCCGTCACCTCGCTCGCCCTCGCCGTCACCGCATGCGGCGGCACCACGAAGGAGGACGTGCGGAAGGAGGGCGGCGCGGCCGCCGCGGCCGGCAAGGCCGACCCGGACGCCGAGACCAAGAAGGGCCTCACCGTCGGCTTCCTGCCCAAGCAGGTCAACAACCCGTACTTCACCACCGCGGACAAGGGCGGCCAGAAGGCGCTCGAGGAACTCGGCTCGTCCTTCAAGGAGGTCGGCCCGTCCAGCGGCACCGACACCTCCGGCCAGGTCTCCTACGTCAACACGCTCACCCAGCAGCAGGTCGACGCCATGGCCGTGTCGGCGCAGGACCCGGGCGCGCTGTGCACGGCGCTGAAGCAGGCCATGGGCAACGGCATCAAGGTCGTCACCTACGACTCCGACACCCGGGCCGACTGCCGGCACGCCTTCGTCTCCCAGGCATCGGCTGAGGACCTGGGCCGCACCGAGGTGCAGCTGCTCGCGGAGCAGATCGGCTTCAAGGGGAAGATCGCGATCCTGTCGGCCGCGCAGACCGCGACCAACCAGAACACCTGGATCGAGTTCATGAAGAAGGAACTCGAGGACCCGAAGTACAAGGACATCGAGCTCGTCAAGGTCGCGTACGGCAACGACGACGCCCAGCAGTCCTTCCAGCAGACCCAGGGCCTGCTCCAGGAGTACCCGGACCTGAAGGGGATCATCTCCCCGACCACCGTCGGCATCAAGGCCGCCGCACAGTACCTCTCGGGCTCCAAGTACAAGGGCAAGGTCAAGCTCACCGGCCTGGGCACGCCCAACGACATGCGCACCTACGTCAAGAACGGCACCGTCGAGGCGTTCGAGCTCTGGGACCCGGCCGCGCTGGGCGACCTGGCCGCGCGGACCGCGGTGGCGCTGGCGTCGGGCCAGATCACCGGCCGGGAGGGCGAGACGTTCACCGCCGGCGGCACGGAGTACACCATCGGCAAGGACGGCGTGATCAACCTGGGCAAGCCGACCGTGTTCGACGCGAAGAACATCGACTCGTTCGACTTCTGA
- a CDS encoding ABC transporter permease: MTVSAPARPPLAEAPKSGGTRLADRVFTMRELAILLVFLVMLGVTQAGNSAFLSEQGVKDLLLNATILVLVAVGQSLVVITRNVDLSVGSTLGISAFAAGTWLQGGGHPVVAVLLAVLMGTGFGLLNGLLVSLGQVPALVVTLGTLYIIRGIDSIWVGSRQITAADLPGGFVDFGSGGISAVPWLAMIALGVLVATAYYMKHFVSGRELYALGSNPEAARLAGIPVRKRILAAYTFCGALAGLAGVLYLARFGNVDSGTGNGYELTVVSAVVVGGVVFTGGSGSVYGAALGALLLTSINSVLPALGVSSVWVLAINGVLLLLAIAVDRIVAQRVATALKKKPAHVELPRLPQKEDTRHA; encoded by the coding sequence ATGACGGTCTCCGCCCCCGCACGACCGCCCCTCGCCGAGGCGCCCAAGTCCGGCGGGACCCGGCTGGCCGACCGCGTCTTCACGATGCGTGAACTCGCCATCCTGCTCGTCTTCCTGGTGATGCTCGGCGTCACCCAGGCCGGCAACAGCGCGTTCCTCTCCGAGCAGGGCGTCAAGGACCTGCTGCTGAACGCCACCATCCTGGTGCTGGTCGCCGTCGGCCAGTCGCTGGTCGTCATCACCCGCAACGTCGACCTCTCGGTCGGCTCCACCCTCGGCATCAGCGCCTTCGCCGCCGGCACCTGGCTCCAGGGCGGCGGGCACCCCGTCGTCGCCGTGCTGCTCGCCGTGCTGATGGGCACCGGCTTCGGTCTCCTCAACGGGCTGCTCGTCAGCCTCGGCCAGGTGCCCGCCCTGGTGGTGACCCTCGGCACGCTCTACATCATCCGCGGCATCGACTCCATCTGGGTCGGCTCCCGCCAGATCACCGCGGCCGATCTCCCCGGCGGCTTCGTCGACTTCGGCTCCGGCGGCATCTCGGCCGTGCCCTGGCTCGCGATGATCGCGCTGGGCGTCCTGGTGGCCACCGCGTACTACATGAAGCACTTCGTGAGCGGCCGGGAGCTGTACGCCCTGGGCTCGAACCCGGAGGCCGCCCGGCTCGCCGGCATCCCCGTCCGCAAGCGCATCCTCGCCGCCTACACCTTCTGCGGCGCGCTCGCCGGACTCGCCGGCGTCCTGTACCTCGCCCGGTTCGGCAACGTCGACTCGGGCACCGGCAACGGCTACGAACTCACCGTCGTCAGCGCGGTCGTCGTCGGCGGCGTCGTCTTCACCGGCGGCTCCGGCAGCGTCTACGGCGCCGCCCTCGGCGCGCTCCTGCTGACCTCGATCAACAGCGTCCTGCCCGCCCTGGGTGTCAGCTCCGTATGGGTGCTCGCCATCAACGGCGTGCTGCTCCTGCTCGCCATCGCCGTCGACCGGATCGTCGCGCAGCGCGTCGCCACGGCCCTCAAGAAGAAGCCGGCACACGTCGAACTCCCGCGGCTCCCGCAGAAGGAGGACACCCGCCATGCCTGA
- the rhaI gene encoding L-rhamnose isomerase, with amino-acid sequence MTELAAVKAALKTQAVETPSWAYGNSGTRFKVFAQQGVPRTPQEKIEDAAKVHEFTGAAPTVALHIPWDRVDDYAALARHAEDHGVRLGTINSNTFQDDDYKLGSVCHPEASVRRKAVDHLLECVDVMDATGSRDLKLWFADGTNYPGQDDIRARQDRLAEALAEVYARLGDDQRMLLEYKFFEPAFYSTDVPDWGTAYAHCLKLGPKAQVVVDTGHHAPGTNIEFIVASLLREGKLGGFDFNSRFYADDDLMAGAADPFQLFRIMYEVVRGGGFTPEVAFMLDQCHNIEAKVPAIIRSVMNVQEATAKALLVDRDALAAAQAAGDVLAANGVLMDAYSTDVRPLLAEVRGELGLDPDPMASYRRSGWAEKIAGARVGGQQAGWGA; translated from the coding sequence GTGACCGAGCTCGCCGCGGTGAAGGCCGCCCTCAAGACCCAGGCCGTCGAGACGCCGTCGTGGGCCTACGGGAACTCCGGGACGCGTTTCAAGGTGTTCGCCCAGCAGGGAGTCCCGCGGACCCCGCAGGAGAAGATCGAGGACGCGGCGAAGGTGCACGAGTTCACGGGTGCCGCTCCGACGGTGGCCCTGCACATCCCCTGGGACAGGGTCGATGACTACGCGGCCCTCGCCCGGCACGCCGAGGACCACGGCGTGCGCCTGGGGACGATCAACTCCAACACGTTCCAGGACGACGACTACAAGCTGGGCAGTGTGTGCCATCCGGAGGCGTCGGTGCGCCGCAAGGCGGTGGACCACCTGCTGGAGTGCGTGGACGTGATGGACGCGACCGGGTCGCGGGATCTGAAGCTGTGGTTCGCCGACGGCACCAACTACCCGGGCCAGGACGACATCCGGGCCCGGCAGGACCGGCTGGCCGAGGCGCTGGCGGAGGTGTACGCCCGGCTCGGGGACGACCAGCGGATGCTGCTGGAGTACAAGTTCTTCGAGCCGGCCTTCTACAGCACCGACGTGCCGGACTGGGGGACCGCGTACGCGCACTGTCTGAAGCTGGGGCCGAAGGCGCAGGTGGTGGTGGACACCGGGCACCACGCGCCGGGTACCAACATCGAGTTCATCGTCGCCTCGCTGCTGCGGGAGGGCAAGCTCGGCGGCTTCGACTTCAACTCCCGTTTCTACGCGGACGACGACCTGATGGCGGGCGCCGCGGACCCGTTCCAGCTGTTCCGGATCATGTACGAGGTGGTGCGGGGCGGCGGGTTCACGCCCGAGGTGGCGTTCATGCTCGACCAGTGCCACAACATCGAGGCGAAGGTCCCGGCGATCATCCGCTCGGTGATGAACGTGCAGGAGGCGACCGCCAAGGCGCTCCTCGTCGACCGCGATGCCCTCGCGGCTGCCCAGGCGGCCGGTGATGTGCTTGCGGCCAACGGCGTGCTGATGGACGCCTACAGCACCGACGTCCGCCCGCTGCTCGCCGAGGTCCGCGGCGAACTCGGCCTCGACCCGGACCCGATGGCCTCCTACCGCCGCTCCGGCTGGGCCGAGAAGATCGCCGGTGCGCGTGTCGGCGGACAGCAGGCCGGCTGGGGAGCCTGA